The following proteins are encoded in a genomic region of Oncorhynchus kisutch isolate 150728-3 linkage group LG6, Okis_V2, whole genome shotgun sequence:
- the LOC116374440 gene encoding ferritin, middle subunit-like produces MESQIRQNYHHDCEAAINRMINLEMFASYTYTSMAFYFSRDDVALRGFAHFFKENSDEEREHADKLLSFQNKRGGRILLQDIKKPERDEWSNGLEAMQCALQLEKNVNQALLDLHKIASDKVDPHLCDFLETHYLNEQVEAIKKLGDHITNLTKMDAVKNKMAEYLFDKHTLGGQS; encoded by the exons ATGGAGTCTCAGATCCGCCAGAACTATCACCACGATTGCGAAGCTGCCATCAACCGGATGATCAACTTGGAGATGTTTGCCTCCTACACATACACCTCAATG GCTTTCTATTTCTCCCGTGACGATGTGGCTCTGCGTGGCTTTGCGCATTTCTTCAAGGAGAACAGCGACGAGGAGCGGGAGCACGCCGACAAGCTACTCTCCTTCCAGAACAAGAGAGGTGGACGCATTTTACTCCAGGACATCAAG AAGCCAGAACGTGATGAGTGGAGCAATGGGCTGGAGGCCATGCAGTGTGCTCTGCAGCTGGAGAAGAATGTGAACCAGGCCCTGCTGGACCTGCACAAGATTGCCTCTGACAAGGTTGACCCCCAT CTGTGTGACTTCCTGGAGACTCATTACCTGAATGAGCAGGTGGAGGCCATTAAGAAGCTGGGTGACCACATCACCAACCTCACCAAGATGGATGCTGTCAAAAACAAGATGGCAGAGTACCTGTTTGACAAGCACACCCTGGGAGGCCAGAGCTAA